A region from the Pseudomonas cucumis genome encodes:
- the folK gene encoding 2-amino-4-hydroxy-6-hydroxymethyldihydropteridine diphosphokinase: MSLTQVYLGLGSNIEREAHLQAGLDALAGFLVDMRCSAVFESQPVGIKSGPFFNFVVSAFTDLPLMELDRRLKFIEADNGRYAPDRKGLPLDIDVLLFGDLVGNFDGLVLPRAEILKNAFVLWPLSLIAPDRVHPGVGKSFATLWDEAQIDQVLAPVAFEWRGEQRTPSDML, translated from the coding sequence ATGTCGCTGACTCAGGTGTATCTTGGGCTCGGTAGCAATATCGAGCGCGAAGCCCATTTGCAGGCAGGCCTGGACGCCCTGGCGGGTTTCCTGGTGGATATGCGCTGCTCGGCGGTTTTCGAAAGCCAGCCAGTGGGGATCAAGAGCGGGCCGTTTTTCAACTTTGTGGTCTCGGCCTTCACCGATCTGCCACTGATGGAGCTGGATCGACGGTTGAAATTCATCGAGGCGGATAACGGCCGTTACGCGCCGGACCGCAAGGGCTTGCCTTTGGATATCGACGTGCTGCTATTCGGTGACCTGGTGGGCAACTTCGATGGCTTGGTCTTGCCGAGGGCAGAAATTCTGAAAAATGCTTTCGTGCTGTGGCCGTTGTCACTGATTGCGCCGGACCGTGTGCATCCGGGCGTAGGCAAGAGCTTTGCGACTTTGTGGGATGAAGCGCAGATCGATCAAGTGCTGGCGCCGGTTGCTTTTGAGTGGCGCGGTGAGCAGCGGACCCCCTCCGATATGCTGTAA
- the tsaD gene encoding tRNA (adenosine(37)-N6)-threonylcarbamoyltransferase complex transferase subunit TsaD produces MLVLGLETSCDETGVALYDSERGLLADALFSQIDLHRAYGGVVPELASRDHVKRMLPLIRQVLAEADCVPTEIDAIAYTAGPGLVGALLVGASCAQALAFAWGIPALGVHHMEGHLLAPMLESQPPEFPFVALLVSGGHTQLVQVDGIGQYTLLGETLDDAAGEAFDKTAKMMGLNYPGGPEIARLAEQGVAGRFTFPRPMCDRPGLAFSFSGLKTFALNTWQQSVNAGDDSEQARCDISLAFQQAVVETLTIKCKRALKQAGLKRLVIAGGVSANKALRTSLEKMLGDMKGDVFYARPEFCTDNGAMIAFAGCQRLQAGQHESLAISVQARWPMEQLSAL; encoded by the coding sequence ATGCTAGTACTGGGATTAGAAACCTCTTGCGACGAAACCGGTGTCGCACTTTACGACAGTGAACGCGGGCTGTTGGCCGACGCGCTGTTCAGTCAGATCGATCTGCATCGTGCCTATGGTGGCGTGGTGCCGGAGCTGGCTTCGCGTGATCACGTCAAGCGCATGCTGCCCTTGATACGTCAGGTCCTGGCCGAGGCCGACTGTGTGCCAACCGAGATCGACGCCATCGCTTATACCGCGGGCCCTGGCCTGGTCGGAGCCTTGCTGGTGGGAGCTTCCTGTGCCCAGGCGCTGGCCTTTGCCTGGGGTATTCCGGCCTTGGGCGTGCACCACATGGAAGGTCACTTGCTGGCGCCGATGCTGGAGTCGCAACCTCCGGAGTTCCCGTTCGTCGCTTTGTTGGTGTCGGGTGGTCATACGCAGCTGGTTCAGGTCGACGGGATCGGCCAATACACGCTCTTGGGCGAGACCCTCGACGATGCTGCCGGCGAAGCATTCGACAAGACCGCGAAGATGATGGGCCTCAATTATCCGGGTGGTCCGGAGATCGCGCGTCTGGCGGAGCAGGGCGTTGCGGGGCGTTTCACTTTTCCGCGTCCGATGTGTGATCGTCCAGGCTTGGCTTTCAGCTTCAGCGGCCTGAAAACCTTTGCTCTGAACACCTGGCAGCAGAGCGTCAACGCCGGGGACGACAGCGAGCAAGCCCGTTGCGACATCTCGCTGGCGTTCCAGCAGGCCGTGGTGGAGACTTTGACCATCAAGTGCAAGCGTGCCCTGAAACAGGCGGGTCTCAAGCGCCTGGTCATCGCAGGGGGCGTCAGCGCCAACAAGGCGCTGCGGACGTCACTGGAGAAAATGCTCGGCGACATGAAGGGCGATGTGTTTTATGCCCGCCCGGAGTTCTGCACGGATAATGGCGCGATGATTGCGTTTGCCGGCTGCCAGCGCTTGCAGGCCGGCCAGCATGAAAGCCTGGCGATCAGCGTGCAGGCGCGCTGGCCGATGGAGCAACTGTCGGCGCTTTGA
- the rpsU gene encoding 30S ribosomal protein S21 has translation MPAVKVKENEPFDVALRRFKRSCEKAGVLAEVRSREFYEKPTSERKRKAAAAVKRHAKKVQREQRRAVRLY, from the coding sequence ATGCCAGCCGTCAAAGTAAAAGAGAACGAACCCTTCGACGTAGCTCTGCGTCGTTTCAAGCGCTCCTGCGAAAAAGCCGGTGTACTGGCTGAAGTTCGTAGCCGCGAATTTTACGAGAAGCCAACTTCTGAGCGTAAGCGTAAAGCAGCAGCCGCTGTTAAGCGTCACGCCAAGAAAGTTCAGCGCGAACAGCGCCGCGCCGTTCGTCTGTACTAA
- the folB gene encoding dihydroneopterin aldolase yields MDRVFIEGLEVDTVIGAYDWERGIRQCLRLDLSFAWDNRPAAAGDDLTLALDYASVSSRIQAFAEQAQFQLVETFAERLAEVLMSEFKITWMHLKLTKPGAVPAAKGVGVEIERGCR; encoded by the coding sequence TTGGACAGAGTGTTTATCGAGGGCCTGGAAGTCGACACTGTGATCGGTGCCTACGACTGGGAACGAGGCATCCGACAGTGTCTGCGACTTGATCTGAGCTTCGCCTGGGACAATCGTCCGGCCGCCGCCGGTGATGACCTGACCCTGGCGCTCGACTACGCGAGCGTTTCGTCGCGCATCCAGGCGTTCGCCGAGCAGGCGCAGTTCCAGCTGGTGGAGACCTTTGCCGAGCGTCTGGCGGAAGTGTTGATGAGCGAATTCAAGATCACCTGGATGCACCTCAAGCTGACCAAGCCAGGTGCCGTTCCGGCGGCCAAGGGCGTGGGTGTGGAGATTGAGCGCGGATGTCGCTGA
- the plsY gene encoding glycerol-3-phosphate 1-O-acyltransferase PlsY — protein MFWLLAILAYLLGSLSFAILLSRLTGNPDPRMSGSGNAGATNMLRLAGKKLAILTLLGDLNKGLLPVLIAGAMGLSLQEQAWIGVCAVIGHLFPLYFRFRGGKGVATAAGMLLGLYPPAALLAVCAWLLTFYLTRTSSLAALIATPLTLPLLAWQEPAALLPMSALTGLIVWRHRGNLRDLFAGRERHF, from the coding sequence ATGTTTTGGTTACTGGCGATCCTCGCCTACCTGCTCGGCTCTCTGTCCTTCGCCATTTTGCTCAGCCGCCTGACCGGTAACCCCGATCCGCGAATGAGTGGCTCGGGTAATGCCGGTGCCACCAACATGTTGCGCCTGGCCGGCAAGAAGCTCGCCATCCTGACCTTGCTCGGCGACCTGAACAAAGGCCTGCTGCCCGTATTGATCGCAGGTGCAATGGGCCTTTCACTGCAAGAACAGGCCTGGATCGGCGTCTGCGCCGTTATCGGCCACCTGTTTCCGCTGTACTTCCGCTTTCGCGGTGGCAAGGGTGTCGCCACTGCGGCCGGCATGCTGCTGGGGCTCTACCCGCCCGCCGCGCTGCTGGCGGTCTGCGCCTGGCTGCTGACGTTCTACCTGACCCGCACCAGCTCACTCGCAGCCCTGATTGCCACACCACTGACCCTGCCACTGCTTGCCTGGCAAGAACCGGCGGCATTGCTGCCCATGAGCGCGCTCACGGGCCTGATCGTCTGGCGTCATCGCGGCAATCTACGCGACCTGTTTGCCGGGCGCGAACGGCATTTTTAA